The Coleofasciculaceae cyanobacterium genomic interval CCGCGATTGGCATATCATGCACGGGCTTCGCTACGAGAGTTTGTCGGTAAACAATGGTTAACCTACCTCTTAATTGAACCGACTATTTCTTGGCGATTAAGAATTCGTCACAGCGATCTGATCTTTGATGGCAAGAAACAACTTAGAGCTTCGGTCATCTTCGGCAATTTGAAACCAGGACCAACTCAAGTTCTATTTAGTCGTAGATTGGTTTGGGGGCATTGAAACTTTGTTGGGAATGTTTAAAACCAGGGGATTTTGTCTTGAGTCTACTCATTTTACTAATTCGATCAGGCTACTGCTCGCTACTATCATTACCGCCGACGTGCTCAAGCCAAGCTCCTTAATTTTTATCTACAACTGTAGAGACTCGACAGGCAAAGCATTTATAAGCTTGTTGTCCGGAAAGATTGTCGTAATAGCGATCGCTTAATAAACTATTAGTTGATTCGTAGTACGCCGTATTTATTTTAGATTCCAAGCCACTGGTGACAGGTAAAATGAGATCTGCTTATTATGCAGATTCTTCCATAAACAGTCCGGTATAGAGATAAAAATCTAGCTGACGATACGCTTGTCGTACCTTTTTGGTATTGGCAGAGGCGAGTAAGGGATTACCCTGGGTAACGATAGCTTTAAGTGGATAGGGTTTACCCGTAAGGATAGCTTCGGTAAAATAATCTGGACCGACGGGCAAAGCAGGAGCTTTTTTGGGAGTATTTACCTCGAGCGGGGGCAAATTTAAACCGCCAGGCCAAGTATTGTGCATGAAATTGCAACCACCACCATTAATGCCAATATTCCCCGTAATGGCAGCTAAAAAGGCAAGAGCGCGATAGGTGTCAAAAGCTACTATTTGATGGGAAATACCTGCATTACAAAAAATAGCCGCTGGTTTAGTCTGGGCGTAAGTCCGCGCAATCTGCACGATCTTAATGGCTGGAACGTCAGTAATCTTTGCCGCCCATTCTGGCGTGTATTTTTCGGCAAGCAAATGCTGTTTTAGTTCGTCAATGCCATAGCCGTTAGTAAAAGTAGTTTAAAATAACAAGTAAAATCACTTATATGATCAATGCCGAAAAAAGCATTTAGCTTCGCATTTAAGCACTGTTGAACTTAAAAAGCCCTAAAGGACTCCTAAAGGACGACGCGAAGGACGCGCCTCCAGGCGCTAATCCTTTAGGGCTAGTGTGACCGAAGGGAATCCTTTAGGGCTTTAGCATACCGCTTCGCATATAGCGTCGCGTCGCGATATCAAAAAAGCCAAAATCTAATTGAGTCAAGAAGATGGCATTTACTCTAGAAAATAGGACAAGGTTGGACAATTAAAAATAGTGCTGTGGCGGTAGGAATCAGCTATGGTTATGCTCAAAGAATTGTTAGAAATTACAACCAGTATGGAGTTGCAGGAGTAAAAGTAAAACAGAGAACAGAGCAATCACATACTGGAGGAAAAGCAGCTTTATTATCTGCCCAGCAATTGCAAAAGCTAACTCAAGCCCTAAAGTCCAAACCTAGTGATGGAGGAATATGGACAGGAGTAAAAGTGGCTCGTTGGATTGAAAAAGAGAGAAAAAAAAGGATTTGGAATCAACGGGGATGGAATTATCTAAAAAAGCTCAGCTACTCTTGGCACAGACCAAGACGGAAACATAGCAAAGGAGATTATTTAAGAACAAAACTTATTTAAGCAAAATTTGCCCGTTATGGTGGAGCAATTAGAGAAGAAACACCCCAATTGCTCGATAGAAGTCTGGTTCTTTGACGAGCATCGAATCGGACTCAAAGCGATCTTCAAGAAAGTTTGGAGTCCTATTGGTAGCAGACCTCAAGCAATCGTACAACACCAGTATGAATGGTTATATGTCTATGGTTTCGTCGAACCAAAAACTGGCAAACCCCTATGGTATTTAATTCCCAGAGTTAATACTCAATGGATGAATGTAGTTTTAAAAACTTTTGCTACCGAAGCAGATGCAAATCAAAATAAAATTATCCTCCTAATTCACGATAGAGCAGGTTGGCATCGAAGTCAGAGGGTTAATCTACCGTCAGGAATTGAAACAGAGTTTCTTCCTGCCTATTCTCCCGAATTGTATGCTCGTGCATGATTAGCTAAAGCGTCCGCGTCGCGAAGCGGCTTGCCCTAAAGGATATGCGGAGCGGTATGCTTTAGCATTTGCGAAGCTTATCCTTTAGGACTAACTTCGTGTCGCACTTATCGCATTGAGTGTATCCGTGATAGACAGCCTGCCGAGCGATTATGGTCATTAGTCGATGAAGCGATCGCCAACGAGAAGATAGAAAGTATTGATGAACTGAAAAAAAGACTATCAAAGCGTTGTTGTGTTTTGAGTCAAATGACGGAAGAAATTAAAAATTTAACTAATTATCCTAACGGGGTGACAGAGAAGCTAAAAAGCTGACTGAATCAAGCTTATAGCTTTCAATCCTCGGTCAAAAAAAGGCAGTTTATGGGATGCAACTGCATCAACTTGAGAGCTAAATTAGAGCAAAATTGCCAACTGACAAGCCACGCCTGACCATATAAACTCACCCAAAAATCGCTATGCCGCTTAAAATTTTTATGTTGTTCTTGAAGACGATTAATATATTGTTGTTGTCTAGTTTTCTTAAGTTTTGTTCCTTGTAAAAAGAAATTGTGTAAGCGATCGCGATTAGTAAGACCAAATTTATTATGCGCTCACAACTAGCATATGAACCTTCGAGATTATAACCACCACTCTTACAATCACGAAACATTATCGGAATAGGTAAATTAGCTGCGAGTCTTTCTAGTTTGATTTGCTTGTGAACTTGTAACAGCCAAACCAACATTTCTAAAGTAACTAATTGAGACGGAGTAAGATATTTTTGAAGGCAGGTTTGATACAATTGAGGCAACATTTTTAATTAAATGGGCTTATTGATAAATAAAGTCCATTTTTTTTGTACCATTTTTTGGCTCTAATTAATATCCTGTAAGTCTTTTAAGTTGCTTGTCACCCTGTCAGCTTTCTCACTTTAATCCATCTTCATAAAAGATCTCAAATGGGTTCTATACTCAAAATGAGATTTTACATAGTGAGGAATTAAGAAATTAGTTGAGAGATTAAGAAAAGATTACCAAGCCAATCCCATTGCTGTCGGACATCGCAATAATGAACCATTAGAACCCAATTATCTTGTAGCACTTACCTTAGAATATTTTGGAGTGAATGGAGAACCAATTCCCGAACAAAAACAAACTATTTACTAGAATAATTTAACTCAAGAAAATGATGGGTATGGAATGGCAATTTCTTCAGCTTTCAAAACTCCAGCAGCAGGTGAGGTAGTTTCAGCGAAAAACATTCTGGATATTACTCAAGATTTGTACGAACAACTGGTTAAGCTAAAGCAGCAACGTTGTTCTGAACTCGAACAACCAGAGACTTTAGAAAACATCAATTTGACTTCTGAACGAATCAGTAAAATTCAGAAGCGAATTATGGCAATGGATAGTTTTCCTTCTGGAATTGACAAGAAAACCGTCAAAGACACTTTGAAAAAACTTAATTCTGAAAAAGAGCTTAAAAAGGTACAAAAACTACTGCGAGATTGCACCAATGCCGATAAAAGTCAGCTAAACGATGATGAGTTTATCAAACAGTTAGTTAATGATACAAAAATTCTTAACTTACTAAATCTTGAAGGGATTAAACTTGTCAATTTAAAAGCTTCTTTATCAGCTTTGCTATTGAGAATAGAGATTTAAATGAGTAAAACCAGCATTCGATTCCTCGCGATCGCTTTATCTCTTCAATAGAACTAAAATTAAAGGTAAACTGACGATCCCAAGCGTCATGAGTGCCATCAAACTAATCGTTATCAATCAATACACCCTTGCTGTCTATTACACTTGATACGACTGCTACAAATACAGCATCATCAATGACTACGGCACTGTCTATGAGCCCGATAATATTTTCTATACCTGGGAAACAGCAGAACGTGAGGGAAGAGAGGCTATTAATACTGTTTCTAGTTAGTTTTAAGTTAGGGCGATCGCCCCCGATGAGAAAAATTGAATCTTATGACGCTTAACGATTCCCCTTCATTAAGCGTCAGACTTATTGTTGGCGAGCAGCTATTTTCTTTTTGATGGACTGATAAAAAATCTGATCATTCAGTTTTTCTTGTTTAAGTTGTTCTTTTAAGATTTTTATCCCTTGCATACAGGGGTGATGCTGATAATTATTTTTGAGCCAATCTATGGAAACCATGCGCTCTTTTTGTTTTTTCAGTTCTGACATTCTTACCTCCCTATTTTCCTATTTTTGTTGAGCTAGAGCTAGAGAAGATTTTGTTGGTGCAGACAAGATCATAATCTTCTGTAAAAACTGAGGAAAAAGACGTTGACACCATACTGCCAGATAACTCTGCCATCCTACTAAAATCTCACTCCTGTTTTTGTCTAATCCTGAAATCAAAGTCTGAGCAACTCTTTCAGTCGTCATCGGCATCACCCAACGAAATAATTTAAGATTGCGTGCCATCTCGGTATCAGTCAGCGTCGGCAGTAAAGCAATAACTTCAATATTATGTTCAGCCAATTCACTCCTGAGAGCTTGAGTAAAACCGACGATCGCAAATTTAGTTGCCGAATAAGTAGACATAGTCGGAGCTGCCACCTTACCCATTAAGCTAGAAACATTGACAATTGTGCCTTCTTTTTGACTTGCCATCCGTTTAGCCAATAGGCGAGTAATGTTCATCATTCCCAATAAATTCAGAGAAATTTCTTCTTCAAATTGGTGAGATTGGCTATCTAAAAACGCTGACTGGTGCGCTACTCCGGCACAGTTAACCAGTAAATGAATTGGTCTATGGGTACTCCAAGCCTGGGCGATCGCAATATTAATCGAAGCGGATTGCGTTAGATCTAAGGATAGAGTAGTAACCTTAACGCCTATTGTTTCAATTTCTGTGGCTACCTCGGCTAGTTGGTGACGATCTCTAGCTACTAATATTAAATGCTTGATTCCTACTCTGGCTAATTCAATTGAGATTGCTTTACCAATTCCACGAGAAGCACCTGTAACTAAAGCTGTTTTACCTTTTATATCCATAGTTTTAACCCTCACTAAAAACTTTCTACAACGTCAATAAATATCTGAAATATTTTATTGTTGATAGAATTACCAATTGATTTGGTGCTGACAATCAAAAAATAGTGAAAAAAACTCTCTCAACACTATTTTTTTTCATGGGCTTATTATGCCCATGTACCTATACTTACTGCTGCTAAATAACCTATTGTTATCACAGCTATTAAACAAATCGCACTTGGAGATAAAGTCATAATTCAACCTTTTTTTTGATTTCGTTTACACGCTAACAGAAGTGTAAAAAAAAATTAGCAAAAATTAACGATCCCTGAATATTGTTACAAAAGACAACAAAAAACTCAGATTGAATTAGGGTTAAATGATTCTACTAGATGATAGTTTTAATCTTTGGTATAAATACTTTTAGCTCTGTAGATGGGGCAATTAATCTCATGAATAATTATGATAAAATTAGCTAATTTTAAATCAATTATGAGAGAAAAAATAAAGAAGTCGATCTATAAAATATAAATTAATTTTGTTCGAATTAAACATATTCAATTTTTCGGTATATCAATATACATTTCTATCAAGTAAAATTGCCAGGAAACTGTTTATATTTTCCTCTACCTTTCTAAGAGAAATTAAACTTAAAACTACATAATTCCCAACTTGCGATCGCTTTTAATTTAACAAAAACATGAGGTTTGGTAACAATCTTATTTGAAAGCGTTATTGAAGAGTCAAAGACTATCAACTTTGTTAGAACAACCAAATCGAACAATGAATCAAGAAGTCAGCGACCAAGCTTATACTCTTTTACTGTGACACGATTTAAAATACCACCAATGACCCTTCGCGCTGGAGATGCCGTAGATAGCTACGATTTAGCTCCTCCCTATGATGAGCGGTTAGATGAAGTGAATGACGATTACATCCAAAAGTATGCCTATTTGGCTCTTCCTCACTTAGATCCTCTATCTTGGCGTTATTATCTTCCTTTTCTAATTGACTATTCGCTCCGTCATGCCACGGCTGAAGCTGACCCCGAATCTTCGCTGGCTGTTGATGGTACACTGTTTTCTCTACGCCCCCTGACAGAGAACCTCCCAGATTATCTGTGCTGACAGCAGAACAAGATATCTGTAATCATTCAATTTCTCGACCTTCTGGCATTTGATGAGCGTTCTGTCTATCAAGATTTTGCCATGCAGGTTATAGAAGAATACTGGATGCCAGGGGCATTGTATCGAGATTAAAATACCACCTTCAATTTCTACTGGACGCGAGACGTTAAATTGGGCTACATCTGTTGGGAAATGAATTACCCTCGTGAAATCCAAGAATTCCTGGAAAAAGAAGAAAGGCAACAGATAGCTCAAGCTTTACTAAGGGGGATTTAGTCTTGGTTTTTATATGGTTCAAAACAGTAATACTTAGGACGTGAATCCAATCTAACATGAAGCCA includes:
- a CDS encoding winged helix-turn-helix domain-containing protein; the encoded protein is MAVGISYGYAQRIVRNYNQYGVAGVKVKQRTEQSHTGGKAALLSAQQLQKLTQALKSKPSDGGIWTGVKVARWIEKERKKRIWNQRGWNYLKKLSYSWHRPRRKHSKGDYLRTKLI
- a CDS encoding transposase yields the protein MVEQLEKKHPNCSIEVWFFDEHRIGLKAIFKKVWSPIGSRPQAIVQHQYEWLYVYGFVEPKTGKPLWYLIPRVNTQWMNVVLKTFATEADANQNKIILLIHDRAGWHRSQRVNLPSGIETEFLPAYSPELYARA
- a CDS encoding SDR family NAD(P)-dependent oxidoreductase — protein: MDIKGKTALVTGASRGIGKAISIELARVGIKHLILVARDRHQLAEVATEIETIGVKVTTLSLDLTQSASINIAIAQAWSTHRPIHLLVNCAGVAHQSAFLDSQSHQFEEEISLNLLGMMNITRLLAKRMASQKEGTIVNVSSLMGKVAAPTMSTYSATKFAIVGFTQALRSELAEHNIEVIALLPTLTDTEMARNLKLFRWVMPMTTERVAQTLISGLDKNRSEILVGWQSYLAVWCQRLFPQFLQKIMILSAPTKSSLALAQQK
- a CDS encoding DUF6714 family protein codes for the protein MTRFKIPPMTLRAGDAVDSYDLAPPYDERLDEVNDDYIQKYAYLALPHLDPLSWRYYLPFLIDYSLRHATAEADPESSLAVDGTLFSLRPLTENLPDYLC